The DNA region CGTACGTGCTCGCGCATTACGGCGAGTTCTGGGTGGCCCTCGAAGGTATTCGTCTGCTGGTCGAACGGGCGGCGGCATTGCTCGACGCTGCCTGGGCCAAAGGCCCGACTCTCAGCGCCGAAGAACGCGGCCATGTCGCCACAGCCATTGCCACGGCGAAAGTCGCCGCCAGCCGTCAGGGCCTGAATATCTGCAGTCGTCTGTTCGAAGTCACCGGTGCGCGCTCGACCCACGCCTCGCTGCGCCTTGATCGGCATTGGCGCAACCTGCGCACGCAAACCCTGCACGACCCGCTGGATTACAAACTTCATGAGCTGGGCGACTGGGCGCTGAATCAGGCGCTGCCGGTGCCGACGTTCTATTCCTGATCTGCCTATATTTGAACTGAAGAAAAGGACGCGCCCATGCAACTGCTGACCCTACCGCCCTCACCCGCACTGGCGACGTCGATCCGCGCCACCGCACAGGTGTTCGAAGACCCGAAGTCCCAAGCGCTGCTCGCACATTTGCAACAGGTCGCACCGAGCGAAGCCAGCGTGCTGATCATCGGCGAGACCGGCACCGGCAAGGAGCTGGTCGCGCGACATATTCACAACCTGAGCAATCGCCGCCATCGGCCGTTTGTCGCGGTGAACTGCGGCGCCTTCTCCGAATCGCTGGTGGAAGCGGAATTGTTCGGCCATGAAAAAGGCGCGTTTACCGGTGCGCTGAGCGCCAAAGCCGGCTGGTTCGAGGAGGCGGATGGCGGCACGCTGTTTCTCGATGAGATCGGTGATCTGCCGATTGCGATTCAGGTGAAGCTGTTGCGGGTCTTGCAGGAGCGCGAAGTGGTGCGGCTCGGTTCGCGCAAAAGCATCCCCATCGATGTGCGAGTGCTGGCGGCGACCAACGTACAACTGGAAAAAGCCATCAATGCCGGGAATTTTCGCGAGGATCTGTATTACCGCCTCAACGTGGTCAATCTGGAACTCAGCCCGCTGCGCGAGCGTCCCGGCGACATCCTGCCGCTGACCCGCCACTTCATCGAGGCTTATAGCCAGCGCCTCGGTTATGGCCGCGTCAGCATCAGCCCTGGCGCCGAGCACAAACTGCGCGCCTACAGCTGGCCGGGGAATATTCGCGAGCTGGAAAACGTCATCCATCACACGCTGTTGATCTGCCGCAATGGCGTGATCGAACGTGATGATCTGCGCTTGTCGAACCTGCGCATCGAACGCCCGGACGATCATCACGCCAGCGCCGACGACTCACCGGAAGCGTTGCTCGAACAGGCTTTCCAAAAGCTCTTCGCGCAACAGGCCGGCGCTCTGCACGAGAAGGTCGAAGACGCTTTGCTGCGCGCCGCTTATCGCTTCTGCCATTACAACCAGGTGCACACCGCTGCGTTGCTTGGCCTGAGCCGCAACGTCACCCGTACGCGGTTGATCAAGATCGGCGAACTGGCGGTGAACAAGCGGCGGATGACCGAGAACCTGCGAGGCGAGCGCCTGATCCAGTTGTCGATCTAGCCCACCAGATTGCAGTGCAAGGCATCGTCGTGACTGCGGGCGATGCTGCTCAGCACCTGGAAGGAATTGAAAGTGACGGTTTTCGCCTGATGCGTGCGGATCAGTTGCCAGAAATCCTGTTCGCCACGCTCAAAACCGGAAAACGCCGCCTCCCCCGCCTCGCGGGTCTGCCATTGCAGAAAACTCAACACCCGGCGTCCATCGTCGCTGACCTGCACGCTGGCGCTGAGGAAACCGTCATAGCGCTGGGCCAGGCGTTCGCTTTGCACCGAAAGCGCGGTGACCAAGTCCGGTTGCTGACGCGGCTCGATTTCGAATTCGATCAATTGGGTAAAGCTGCGGTTGTTCATGAAATGCCCCCACTCATCGTAAGACGAGTCTTGCGACTCGAAGGCCTGCAGGGTAAAACCTCTAGTTAAGTCAAGGTCAAGAGTCTTTTTCCAATGATCACCCGGGAAAACCTGCACAAGCAGCTTACGGTCGGTGAAGTCGCGGCGCGCAGTGGTGTCGCGGTGACAGCGCTGCATTTCTACGAAGCCAAAGGCTTGCTCAAGAGCCAGCGCAATGCCGGCAACCAACGGCGTTATCCGCGCGAAGTGCTGCGCCGGGTGGCGTTGATCAAGGTTGCGCAGCGATTGGGGATTCCACTGGCGGAGATTGGCGAGGCGCTGAAAATCCTCCCGGAGGATCGCGCGCCGACGGCAGCGGACTGGAAGGTTTTGTCCGAGCAATGGCGACGCGAGCTGGATGAACGGATCGAGCAACTGACGCTGTTGCGCGACCGGCTCAATGGCTGTATCGGCTGTGGCTGTCTGTCGATGGAAGCCTGCCCCCTACGCAACCAGGGCGACGTACTCGGCGAACAGGGCCCAGGGCCACACTTCCCCAAAGACTAATGGAAACCCCTGTGGCGAGGGGATTTATCCCCGTTGGGCTGCGAAGCAGACCCTAAGCCAGTCAATGAGGTTTGTCTGAAGGAATGAGGATTGAGGTTTTGGGGCTGCTCCGCAGCCCAACGGGGATAAATCCCCTCGCCACAGGTCAGTGTGTACCCCTGCTGCTCGTCGGGTGAAAATCTGGACTGCGTGGACAGTTCTATAGTGATTCTTCATCTCGCAAAACAACAATCAGGGAGAACGTCATGAGCGTCAAACCCATTCCCGAGGGGTATCACAGCATTACCCCGTATCTCGGCATCCACAAGGCCGCCGAGGCCATCGACTTCTACAAAAAAGCCTTCGGCGCCACCGAAGTCATGCGCCTGGCCATGCCCGACGGCGGTATTGGCCACGCCGAACTGCGCATCGGCGACAGCGCCATCATGCTCGGCTCGCCGTGCGATCAGGGGCCGTTGAGCAACCCGGACAATGCGGTGTCGGTCGGTTTGCATCTGTACGTGACCGATGTCGACAAATCCTTCCAGCGGGCACTGGATGCCGGCGCGACCACGGTGTCCGAGGTCAAGGATCAGTTTTACGGTGATCGCAGCGGGACGTTGAAGGATCCCTATGGACACCTGTGGTTTCTGGCCTCGCGCAAGGAGGATCTGACCGAAGAGCAGATCAGGCAGAGGGCGATGGAGATGTTTCAGCAGGGTTGAGTATTTCGGTGTCTGGATTGGCCTCTTCGCGAGCAGGCTCGCTCCCACAGGGTTTTGTGGTTTGACACAGGTAATGGTCACACCGGAAATTCATGTGGGAGCGAGCCTGCTCGCGAAGGGGCCGGGACTGACAACACACATCACACTTCATGAACCGGCCCATCACGCTTTGCGCCTTGCCCCGAACGCCAGACAATTTCAGGATGCATGCAACAAGAACCCTGAGAAAGGATCAGTCTGATGTTTGCCGGATTCCTCAAAGACCAGCGTCACGTCAACGGCGTTGACATTGCCTACCGCCTCGGCGGCAGCGGGCCGGGCCTGCTGTTGCTGCATGGCCACCCGCAGACCCACGTGATCTGGCACAAGATTGCCGAACAACTGGCCGAGCATTTCACCGTGGTCGCCGCCGACCTGCGCGGCTACGGTGACAGCGGCCGCCCGGCTGCCGATGACCAGCACCGCAACTACTCGAAACGCGAAATGGCCCGCGATGGCGCCGAACTGATGCAGGCGCTGGGTTTCGAGCAATTCTCGATCCTCGCCCACGATCGCGGCGCACGGGTCGCACATCGCCTGGCGCTCGATCACCCCGCCGCCGTGCAGCGCATGATGCTGCTCGACATCGCCCCGACCCTGTCGATGTACGCGCAAACCAACGAAGCTTTCGCCCGCGCCTACTGGCACTGGTTTTTCCTGATTCGTCCGGCGCCGCTGCCGGAAACCCTGATCGAGGCCAATCCCGACGCCTATCTGCGCAGTGTGATGGGCAGCCGCAGCGCCGGCCTCAAACCCTTCACCGACGAAGCCTTCGGCGAGTACTTGCGCTGCCTGCAACAGCCGGGCAGCGCCCGTGGCATCTGCGAAGACTATCGGGCCAGCGCCGGCATCGATCTGGAGCATGATCGCGCCGACATCGCCGCCCAACATCATTTGAATCTGCCGCTGCGCGTGCTGTGGGGCGCCGAAGGTACGGTCGGGCGCTGTTTCGATCCACTGAGGGAATGGCAGCAAGTGGCGACGAACGTCTCCGGCCAGGCCCTGCCCGCCGGCCATTACCTTGCCGAAGAAGTCCCCGAACTGTTGCTCGCCGAAGCGCTGGCGTTCCTGCGCTGACCGCCGTTTCGCACTGACCTGAACCGTTTCCTGCCACGGGCCGTGACTGGCCCGTGCGGGATCGTCATGCCCGAAAACCGTCTCGAGATAATAACAATGACTATTCGAAAACTGCTGGGAACCCTCTATGTGCAGGTGCTCATCGCCATCGCCCTCGGCGTGCTGATCGGCCATTACTGGCCGCAGGTCGGCGTCGATCTCAAGCCGTTGGGCGACGGTTTTATCAAGCTGATCAAGATGATCATCGGCCCGATCATCTTCTGCACGGTGGTCAGCGGGATCACCAGCATGCACGACGTCAAGCAGGTCGGCCGGGTCGGCGGCAAAGCGCTGCTGTATTTCGAAGTGGTGTCGAGCATCGCTTTGGTGATCGGCATTCTCGCCGCGCACCTGCTGCACCCCGGCGCCGGTTTCAACATTGATGTGAAGACCCTCGACTCCTCGGCGATTGCCGGGTTTGTCGGTCAGGCCGAACACGGCGAAGGCGTCACCGGGTTTCTCCTGCACGTGATCCCGACGACGTTTTTCGACGCGTTTTCCAAAGGTGAAATTCTCCCGGTGCTGTTCGTTTCGGTGCTGTTTGGCGTGGCACTGGTGATGGTCGGAGAAAAGGGCCGGCCACTGGTGGGTATCATCAATCAGGCCAGCGAAGTGTTTTTCCGCATCGTCGGCATGATCGCTCGGGTGGCGCCGATTGGCGCGTTCGGCGCGATTGCTTTCACCATCGGCAAATACGGGGTCGGCTCGCTGCTGCCGCTGTTGAAGTTGATCGGCACGTTTTACCTGACGGCATTTATCTTCGTCGCTTGCGTGCTCGGCGGGATCGCGCGGTACGCCGGTTTCAGCATTTTCAAATTGCTCGGCTATATAAAAGCCGAACTGTTGATCGTGCTTGGCACCAGCTCTTCGGAATCAGCACTGCCGCAACTCATCCAGAAACTCGAAAGCCTCGGCGCCTCGAAAGGTGTGGTCGGCATCGTTGTGCCGACTGGCTACACCTTCAATCTCGACGGCACCAACATCTATATGACCCTGGCGGTGCTGTTTCTCGCGCAGGCGACCAACATCGACCTGACGCTGGAACAGCAGCTGACTTTGCTCGCGGTGGCGATGCTCACCTCAAAAGGTGCCGGCGCCGTGGTCGGTGCCGGGTTTGTCGCGCTGGCCGCGAGCCTCGCCGTAGTGCCGACCGTGCCGGTAGCGGCGATGGTGCTGATCCTCGGCGTCGACCGTTTCATGGCGGAATGCCGTTCGCTGACCAACATCATCGGCAATGCTGTCGCCGCCTTGGTGATAGCCGCATGGGAGGGCGAACTGGATCGCGACAAACTCGCCCCGATCGCCCTCAAGACCGGTCGTCATGCCCGCGCGGCAGCGGCCAGGCTCAGCGCCGAGTAATCGCCCCCGA from Pseudomonas helmanticensis includes:
- a CDS encoding sigma-54 interaction domain-containing protein, which encodes MQLLTLPPSPALATSIRATAQVFEDPKSQALLAHLQQVAPSEASVLIIGETGTGKELVARHIHNLSNRRHRPFVAVNCGAFSESLVEAELFGHEKGAFTGALSAKAGWFEEADGGTLFLDEIGDLPIAIQVKLLRVLQEREVVRLGSRKSIPIDVRVLAATNVQLEKAINAGNFREDLYYRLNVVNLELSPLRERPGDILPLTRHFIEAYSQRLGYGRVSISPGAEHKLRAYSWPGNIRELENVIHHTLLICRNGVIERDDLRLSNLRIERPDDHHASADDSPEALLEQAFQKLFAQQAGALHEKVEDALLRAAYRFCHYNQVHTAALLGLSRNVTRTRLIKIGELAVNKRRMTENLRGERLIQLSI
- a CDS encoding antibiotic biosynthesis monooxygenase, producing the protein MNNRSFTQLIEFEIEPRQQPDLVTALSVQSERLAQRYDGFLSASVQVSDDGRRVLSFLQWQTREAGEAAFSGFERGEQDFWQLIRTHQAKTVTFNSFQVLSSIARSHDDALHCNLVG
- the soxR gene encoding redox-sensitive transcriptional activator SoxR, producing the protein MITRENLHKQLTVGEVAARSGVAVTALHFYEAKGLLKSQRNAGNQRRYPREVLRRVALIKVAQRLGIPLAEIGEALKILPEDRAPTAADWKVLSEQWRRELDERIEQLTLLRDRLNGCIGCGCLSMEACPLRNQGDVLGEQGPGPHFPKD
- a CDS encoding VOC family protein — translated: MSVKPIPEGYHSITPYLGIHKAAEAIDFYKKAFGATEVMRLAMPDGGIGHAELRIGDSAIMLGSPCDQGPLSNPDNAVSVGLHLYVTDVDKSFQRALDAGATTVSEVKDQFYGDRSGTLKDPYGHLWFLASRKEDLTEEQIRQRAMEMFQQG
- a CDS encoding alpha/beta fold hydrolase; this translates as MFAGFLKDQRHVNGVDIAYRLGGSGPGLLLLHGHPQTHVIWHKIAEQLAEHFTVVAADLRGYGDSGRPAADDQHRNYSKREMARDGAELMQALGFEQFSILAHDRGARVAHRLALDHPAAVQRMMLLDIAPTLSMYAQTNEAFARAYWHWFFLIRPAPLPETLIEANPDAYLRSVMGSRSAGLKPFTDEAFGEYLRCLQQPGSARGICEDYRASAGIDLEHDRADIAAQHHLNLPLRVLWGAEGTVGRCFDPLREWQQVATNVSGQALPAGHYLAEEVPELLLAEALAFLR
- a CDS encoding dicarboxylate/amino acid:cation symporter translates to MTIRKLLGTLYVQVLIAIALGVLIGHYWPQVGVDLKPLGDGFIKLIKMIIGPIIFCTVVSGITSMHDVKQVGRVGGKALLYFEVVSSIALVIGILAAHLLHPGAGFNIDVKTLDSSAIAGFVGQAEHGEGVTGFLLHVIPTTFFDAFSKGEILPVLFVSVLFGVALVMVGEKGRPLVGIINQASEVFFRIVGMIARVAPIGAFGAIAFTIGKYGVGSLLPLLKLIGTFYLTAFIFVACVLGGIARYAGFSIFKLLGYIKAELLIVLGTSSSESALPQLIQKLESLGASKGVVGIVVPTGYTFNLDGTNIYMTLAVLFLAQATNIDLTLEQQLTLLAVAMLTSKGAGAVVGAGFVALAASLAVVPTVPVAAMVLILGVDRFMAECRSLTNIIGNAVAALVIAAWEGELDRDKLAPIALKTGRHARAAAARLSAE